The Apium graveolens cultivar Ventura chromosome 3, ASM990537v1, whole genome shotgun sequence sequence GACATCGAAGTGCAACATTACCGAGTGTAGAAAACTGCAATTGAGCTCCGAGATAAATCATTCATTAATTTTCCTgtttttattttcttatttaatgTAAGATATTGATTTTATTTTCATTCATGAGAAACTGAGACGGAAGTAATAAGTTGATTCCCAGATTCGTTTCCCAGTTAGTATTAAAGAAGTAATTACTTTTACCTTGTTGGACTCATTTTATGCTTGAATTTGTATACATTAATTGTTCTCAGGCCTTTGAGAATCTTCCTGATGAAGAAAATCATGTATCTAATGATCCACATGTCTCTGAGTCTGCAATCATTACATTTTCTGTAGATTGCTACTTGCTTGCTCCATTCATTTTGATATAATCTTATGGAGTAGGAGTACACATGCTGGATATTGAATGCAGAGGCTGGATGACTTTATTTTGTTTTGATATTAGCACATTAGACTGGTGACTTGTTGCTAGTACTAGTTCAGTCTTTTGATTTGAATTTGTAATCATATTTAAAACTTGTAATGTATTTTGGTCCACCCTTGGTAGATGGTACTAATCTAGTAGAAAATTAACAGGTAGTAGTACTAGCAGAATTGTAATGAAGACAAGTAGTGCAATGAAGACATGAATGTAATATTTATTCTTGTAGAATATAATATTtgataaaattattatattttttaaacgaGTTCGGGTTCGAGTCGCGTCGAGCCGAACTATCGAGTTCGAGTCGAGTTGTAATCGAGTTTCGAGTATACTCGGCTCGACTCGAATAAATAAATGGGCAGAAAAAGTAGTCTGAGCTCGACTCGTATACATTATCGAGCCGAGCTGGGTCGTCATAAACGAGTTCCCtatatgtgtatgtatgtgtgtatgcatgcatgtgtgtatgtatgtatgtatgtatatatgtatgtatgtatgtatgtatgtatgtatgtatgtatgtatgtatgtatgtatgtatgtatgtatgtatatatgtatgtatgtatgcatgttttaattatatatatatatattgtatgtatgtatatattcaTTTACGTATGTATTAATGTACGTGTGTATGCAAATTTTAATTATACAACAATTagtaatttttaataaatgaatgatgaggtgaaataaatattatatagatattaatgatgcgtaaatttaaatatattaattatGAGCAATAAGTATTACTCCCTCTGTTTCATTGAATTCTATACATTACTTTTTGACGCGCTTTTCAATGCTCGTTTAAAGCATAGctccataatattttttttaatttttttcctaAATAAAAGATTTATgtttaaaaatttaaacattatgAAACTGtacttttataaaaaaaaattaaaaaacttTATGAAACTGTACTTTATAAAAGTCTCGAAATACGTGTAAATAGTGAacgtattatatatatattaattgtcACCTAACAAATATTAATTGTGAGAATACATATGAATAAATATTATATTGTTTAATAGGGGCATAATCGTCatattgattaaattatttaTCAAACCCCATGTTGTTGTATTAAATATATAATAGTTAATAGAGAGATAGATAAAGATAAACACCCTTGCATTcacatcaaaattactaattaaaTTATTTCATACAGTATATCAATCATATCACGTCATTCTgtaataattttatataatattttttaactTCTAACATTACTTTAAAACAAACCATTCATGAAGGCAGTGTATATTCCCCATATGCAATGCAAATCATAGTTTCCGACAGGGatgtcaaacggataattcggatcTGCCTATATCCAGATCCGGATCCGAATCCGAAAATCCGTATCCGTATCCGAATTCggaaatatttaaagaataatattcgaatccggatccgacggatactatccggatatggataatatccggatctgaatccgattttcaatcagatttttttattttatattaaaaattatacaaaaatgaaaaatatagtaaaacataaatttttatttttaaaaattaaaataagagataaagtgatttaatcatattttaatttttaaagattattttttttttcttttcaatataatcgttatctttaaattgttgaactcaaatgattttttgctatatgtctataaaatttgtataaacataatatttaatgtatatatatgtatatatatacaaacataaacacactataaatttaatataatatatttttaaattatttaaatatttaaatataaaatatatttattcggTTTCGAATATTATCGTATACGAATATGCCTATATCTGTATCTGTATCCGCAATCGTCagattcgaatacggataatatccgctttgtattggatacagataatatccgctttatttcgaatacaaatatgaatttttcggacgaatatcagatttttcgaatttttttgataGCCCTAGTTTGCGAACACAAGATTCATGCGTTACGATTCCATTACCGCATCTTATTCATGTGCCATTTTTTAAAAGTACAGAAGTTCGGATTACGGCTATGTGCTGTCTGTGCTAATCACAACTCAATGACGGAGTATATCAATATTTTAGTTGAATATATCAAATTTAATAAAGTCTTAGTAAGTAATTCCCttctattaaaataaaatataatattcgATAAATTATGTATCAGATTTTGTTTTTGTCAGAACGTTACCGAAATCTCAATTTCAACCTATtcattaaaaaaaaatcataaattgGTCCGGGCACCGTTATCAAAAAacttttttgtttttttttgacGAATTATATAGTAAAAAATCTAATGACAGAAGCTTCCGGCTTCCCAAAAGAAAGAGAGAACtacaaaaaataaataatattaactaaaatGAAACAAAAAAGGGGAAATGAAGAAATAACCGAAAGTGGAATTGATGTAGAAAGTGTTGAGGAGgttgagaaagaaaaagaaaatagcaAGACCCTCTTCTTCAAATCCCCTGAATTCAATTCAAATCATTATCCCCCTAAATTTAATCCTTTCTTACATATACATATACTGCTTTTATTATACCCCAAAACCCACCTTTTTTTCTCTTTTAATTTCTCTCCATTATTGCTCGATCTAGATTGGTTTTTTGCTGTTTTTCCTTTCTGGGTTCTCTAATTCAGGTATTTTTCTACATACCCTTTGTTTATTTTTGTCTATAATATCTTGAATTTGATTATGTAGCTATTGTAATTATTAAGTGTTTCTTGAAATGTGTTAGTTTCTTCGTTGGTAGATTAATGTTGTGTTTTGGATATATTTGAATCTTGCAAGTGTTTGAATGTTGTCAAGATTCTGTCTTTTTTTAAATTCTTTGTGTGGATAATGTGCTTGCTTGTAGTGGGATTATTTTGTTTTTACCCGAATCTTTGGCTTTTAATTCTGCCTTTTTTTGGATATTTTAGTGGTAAATTTGGAAGCTTTGTGCATTGGTATTTGTTTTGAGAAGCCTGGTTTTTGTTGATTTTTAGGATTTGAATGATATCAACTAATTGCTTCTGCATTGTTCTTACATTTGTGTGTGTAGATTGATTGGTTGTTGAATAGGTGGTTTGGATGTGATTCGGCTGATAAGGGACTTATAGAAGGCGGATACCGACAAGAATGTTCTTTTTGTAAGTTGTACTTGGTGTCGGCTAGCTAGAAATGAGCCGGTCTCCGTCATTAGGTTTGAAGTCTGAACCAAACTTGAGTGTTGACCCAAAATCTTTTCATCAATGGGTTGTTGCCTTTTGTATCATTAGGTTTGACCTTGAACAGGGTCAGATAATTGAAGATTGCTATCCACCTGGTTGTCTTAGTCAAGAAGAGGAACTTGAAGTGGCCTTTAGTTCATTTCCGGATTCTGTTTCCCAACACCATAATCGGTCGAGCATTCATGATTCCATTTTTTTCTTTCGAATCAAGAGGAGAAACCCCAAGTTGGTGCTTGAGACCTCCTCGAAGGTTGGGGTTAAAAGTACTAGGTATTTGTATGGTTTTGTATTTAATAGGCAGAGACATGATGAAAGGCTAAAGCGAGGCGGTGAACAGAAGTCAGTAGTTATTTTGTCTCATAGTCCGTATTCTAGTGTTTTCAGGCCTTTGTTACAAATCATGGGTCCTTTGTTTTTTGACATTGGTAGGAAAGCCCTCGATAATGTTGCTGCTTATGTATCAAAGTGGCCTCCTCCTCTACCTGGTCAACTGATGGATCTTCCTATTGGAAACGCCACACTTAAAGTAAACTTGCCACCTGCTCATAGCTTGCCTTTGGATGGTGAGGTGTCATTTGAAGAGTCAGCCTCTTCACTAGCCCCGCTTCTTCCTACTAATCAGTCAGTTCCACAGGGTCTTTTTCACGACTCTGATCTTTTTGGTACATTCAAGGGCCTCCTATTGCAGCTTTGGGTACTATGGGAATTGCTACTTATTGGCGAGCCTATTCTTATAATTGCGCCAACACCTCCTCAGTGCTGTGAGGCAGTTGCTAGTCTGGTTAGTTTAGTAGCCCCACTCCTTCTCAGTGTTGATTTTAGGCCTTACTTCACCATTCATGACCCTGCGTTTGCCCATTTAAACTCACTACAAGAAGGGGATGTTTTTCCTCCAATGATTCTGGGTGTCACAAACCTTTTCTTCCTAAAATCTCTGCGTAGTATTCCTCACACTATTTCCGTTGGATGTCCTGCTCCTAATTCAAATCGCCCTAGTCTAGCTCCAAGGGCCAAAATCGGCAGCGTGCCTGCTAGACTTGATGCCTTTGGTCTTCCACAATCCCTAAAGAAGTTTTCTCCTTTAACTTTGTTAAACAATGTTAAGTTGAGGAGAGATGGTCCACTTTGTCTCATGACAGAACACAAAGAAGCATTCTGGACAACTTACACAGCAATCACAAAGCCAGATACTTCTATCTTGAACAGACTTGTTGATGCCGGGATGTCACCACGAGTAGAGGAGTCAATGTCCGTCGTTAACAATGAGATACTACGTCGACATTTTCTGGAGCTTACTACCAATTTTCTGGCCCCCTTTGGCCGATATTTCAGAGCTTTTGCACCTTCTGAAGGATTATCTCCATTTGTTGACCCCCCTCCTCTCCCTCAGTTCAATGATGACGAGTTCCTTGGAAGTTTATCAGCAAGAGGTCCTGGAAAGTTTTTGTCAAAGAGAATGAGATCAAATTGGCTTGAGCTATACAAGTATACAATTTTTCTTCCAAAATGAAATCTGTTGATTATTCTGTTCTAAATATAGCATCTGTCTCACTGTTGCAGAATTTGTAGTTTAATGTTCTTCCAAATATTTCTAGACTCGATTTTTTTTCAAATGTTATTCCTTTAGTTAATGCACAACGCTCTAGTATGTTTAGAAGAGCACTTATATTTATGTAAAACTGCAGGCGATTTATGAGTGGTCACAACTTTAAGCCATGGTTTCAAAGGAAACGTACTGTGTCAGAACAGGAACAGCATAAATTATGGAGACAAGCAAGGATAAAAGCTGACATCTACCAGTACATAAATAAAATGTCTGAATTGGAAGTTGTTGATTCCTTTAATGCTATAGAGAGGCATCTTATCGGAGAAGAACAGGCAAGTGTATTTTCAAAGCATAGAAATAGAGCGTCTTTCTTGCAGCCTCATGATTCAAACAATATTTTGTGCAAGTCTTTCTAGAAATAAATTTCGATGACAAAGGTGCCTTTTACGCTTTTGAATAATATTAAACATGCAACACAAATTTAAAAACCGAGTATGATTGGCTGCATTTGGCGTGAAAACCCAAAAAATATCGTAGATGCgtcattttctgtttattttAAACAGTGTGCAAGTCAGCTAAATCATGATAGTTGTAAGGGAGTGACTATAAATGAAGAAGGATTTTGTAATATCGGATATTGGATAGAGGATAGAAGCTTGATTAGAGATGGGGAAAACTACATAAAGACAATACAAGAAAAAAATTTGTTTTTTCTTAAATGTGTTGTTGTGGTTGGAGATGGCTTTTGTGTGGTTTGTTGCTTAGTGTGGGAGGTGGTCCTTGGGAAATGTTGAAAACCACATGCACAATATTCCCCAATATTAAATTCTGACTAGACGTAACATGAGAAAATTGATTACATGTACTGTAAAAAGCTGAGCGAATATGGCACTCAGAAGgcaaattaaatatagataatttgaAATGTATATTACTGTCTAATTGGTAATGATGTAATTTTGTATATGTACACAAAAGTTACAAGATTAGAAATTTTTATTAGGTTGCTCTAGCTTCCGACCTGTATCAGAGCACCCAAATTAGAAATATTAGTATGTTTATATATTTTCAATTATCTGTGAGATCTGGACCTGGCATGAAATAGTTTCTGTCGGTACAAAGTTGGTATAATTGATAATTTAATGTCTTTACCTATATATGTAAAGCGTTTGTGAATCAGTGTTGATACCTGTGTGTTTGTCTTATCCTAAAGATTTTTCTAGTTGGTTCAAGGACCAAATAATTTGTACTCATAAAGTAATAACAAAGACATACCATTTACTTGATTACCTTTATGAAAGAGTCATTACTTATGTGTTCCACATGCGTATCTTCTATCTGCCTCATTCATTTAGTTAATGGCAATGATGATAACTTGTAATTGCTGTCTTAATTTGTGAAGTTGTAGTGACGTAATTACCACTTTAAGTTCCTTGCCAATTTTAAGGACATTCAATTTGGAAGCCCTAGTATTAATATGGTTCTTGCATAATATTTATTGTAACTGCAACTGCTCTTTGGTTATATTTAGACTTAATAAGTCAACTGTGCTATTCTTCTACGGACTAGGGCATGGAAGACAATTTTATGATATTGATGGTACGTGCCGGCAGTGTTTGTTTATGCGTGTATTGATATCTTATTTGTTACGCGGTGGTGCATTGCTAGGGGTTAGAAGGTGTTTGAAGAGAATGGTGAATTAAGAATAGCTTATACAAAAACCATGGTAGTAGATTAGATATCTACATGTGTGTTTCAGCTAGGGGTTAGAAGGTGTTTGAAGAGAATGGTGAATTAAGAATAGCTTATACAAAAACCATGGTAGTAGATTAGATATCTACATGTGTGTTTCAGCTAGGGGTTAGAAGGTGTTTGAAGAGAATGGTGAATTAAGAATAGCTTATACAAAAACCATGGTAGTAGATTAGATATCTACATGTGTGTTTCAGCTAGTTCTGGTGCAGTGCCATTATAACATGTCTTGTACGCTTATTTGTTGCAGCATATAGCTGAAGTATGTGAACTTGCATATTGTTCTAGCAGTATCGCTCCCCTCCCCTTTTGCTGAGGTGGCGGGTCAGGTCTTGCCAAAGGCATAGTGGGTGTGTTAGTGTGTTTAATTACAATAAAAAAAGAAGCTGGATCTAGTAGTTGCATTAAAATATTTTGCGGGTTATAGACTGACTTCGTAGTTTATGATGTTGTGTAAATGAAATGAGAAATTTGTTTACTGAGATCAAACATTAAAAATAGTtgattttatgttttttttatctttattatttaaattcgaatAATCTTCTCTAGGAACAGTCTGGGAATGCTGATGAGGACTCCTTGGCAACTTGCCAGAAGCTGAGGGGAGATTTGAAGGCAGTATTCAATGTTCTTCCAAGAGATATGCATCAACTTCTGCTTATGAACCCTGAAAGGGCAGCCCTACTGCAAGATAGACTTGAAGAAGGATTTCAGGAACATCCTGTTGCACAACAAGATGAGCACAAATCTTCCACCCCATCAAGATGACGTTGAAATTGTGGCAACCAGTCAGGCTGTGTTTGTGTAAAGCAAATTTCTGTTGCTGCTTGAAAAGTACTTGTCAAGTCCATGTTTGTATCATTTCTCAGCCTTATTCTATCTTCCTTTGAAAGGGCTAATCTCTTTCCATCCATACCTGCCCTTGGTCAGTAACTCTCTCATCAATGATCTTTCCCAGTCCAGATGTTGAACAACTCATGTGGATATGATGATATACTTTCTTTTTGCAGAGAATGGAAAGCAAAAAAAGGACATGCAGCATCAATAGAGTTGCACCAGAAACACATTTTCCGAAAAGTCTATCTCCAGTTGTATCAAATTCCTTTGAGAATTGTTTGTAGTCATCATGGCAATGTTTGACCATGGGTGTTGTATTCTAATTTTCCTCAGCATTTTAATAGCATGTAGAAGAAACTTGTAGGTTTTAAGTTTCATCGTTTGCATAGGGAACACCCAAGGGGAGCGTGTGAGTGTAATCTTAGACTGCACTCAAAAGACTTGCATATTTACCCCATTTGAAGAGATCAAGAAATACGTCTAGAAAATCTCACTCGCTGTGAAGATCATTTTGCAAGAGAATGAATGTGTAAAGAAAAAACTTGCAGATTTTGAAAGTTACCATTTTTATTGCATTTCCACATGATACACAGCTAGATTCAATTATTTCGCAGCATTTTTTTTAATTCTAAGATTAGGACAATATTAAAATTTCTTAAGTATGCCTTCATAAGTGCTTTTATAAATTATAATCTTGAAACATTCGATTTcaattttcataaatatttaattatattaagTATTCATTTGAAATTCCGATTTTGTCTGAACAATATGTCTGTACAAGGTGTTCTTTGTTAAGTCTGTATATTATTTTTTGAAACGTTGGTTATCTGAATGATCGAAGAATCCATCGAATAACCTGGATCATGAACGAATGGTGATATTTGGTAAGACAAATATAAAATTTCTGAATGGCAAAACAATTGAGCTTTTAATGTTAATATactataaattataataattgtaaaatttaaaaatatttattgaatGGCAACAAGTTTCTAATGTCCTATTGTAATTATTCTCCAAGTATTATTATAAAATACATATTATAAACTCATAGTTGGCGAACATGGacaaatttgtaaaaaaaattgtAGGAAGTATGGTATTGATAGTGGCTGTAGTTTGAGAGTAAATATTATTGTAAGTCCCAATTTTGCTACACTTGTATTTTGTGACAAATCATATTAAAATAACCATGTAATGAAAATTGGCTAAAATAATTGAAGTTAAACATTATTATTAGTAGTATTGATGATATAGTTAAACGTTTTACACAAAACCATTTTAGTTCATAGCAATAATGAAATTTTGGTAATTGGAATTTGGAGAACTAATCCAACTGACTTGGTTGAGCAAGGAATGTCTGTAATGACAAATTTAGGTCACATTGATACCCTAAGTGGTATGATTTTCCTCTGGCTTTAGTACTTGTTGCACACTTTGGAATATAATTTGTCAAAATAGGATTAAAATTACATTGGAGTATTTTTCTCACTGCAAAGTCATGTAAgttgaaataaaattaatttaaaataagaTCAGAAGATGATCATGCAAGATGGAAGAATAAAGCTTGCAGTTAATAAAGAGGGTATGGATTAAAACAGAATTCAAGTGATATAAGACACTAATTTATTACATTTTAATAAGTACCGATAAAAATATAATCTTGAGAGGATTAGTGCATATTCTGTAGAGATGCCATAtcataaaatgacttatcgagaaattaaatattaatataatgtCAAAATATTAAAGCACGATCACAATATTATTAAACTGTCACGATGTTCAAATCAGTCGTAATAACCTACTGATTAAGATGTCACATGCGTTATCGAGATTTCTCACTCCGCTTACTTGTCGCACTGACCAAGAATATAGTGAATATCTCAATaatcaaaatattaaatatgCTATCGAGATCTCTCACTCACTTTGTCACTTAAAGCGTGTCTAAGTCATTAGCGATATCTTATTGATCGTAATATTATTATCTTGACTGTTTGGTATGCTTCTAGTTATTTTGCGAATTCAATTGGTAGTTAGTAGGTAACTAGTTCTCACATACTTTGTAGTTATTTAGTGCGTTTTACGATTGAATGTTGATGGTGTAATTGGTTTTCCGGAATGATGATGATAAATATGTAGTTAGTTTTGTCGAATGCTGAAAATATGTGTAGTTAGTTTTGCGGATTGATGGGTTGGTGGTTGGATGTATTTTATGAATGATTTAATACAAATGGTTGGATATATATTGTGAATGGTccatttattaattttttttatatttagaAAGACAACAGTTCTTATAATAGATGCTCATAAATCTCATGTGTAATTGTATCAAATGCATTGAAATTTTTAACAAATACTGATGTCTAATGGCTACATATTTATCAATTTTAATGTGGCAATCTCTGATGTCTAAGGAACAAATAGAAATCagtttttttaataataaaatttgaaatctaaaagaaaaatataaatcAATTTTTTTCTTAGAAAGCGAATGTTAATAAGTACATTACACATCAATTAGGGATGATGTGTAAGAGAAGAATATAAATCAGTTTATTTATTAGAAAACTGATGTTAATGAATACATTACACATTAGTAAGGGATGATGTCTAAGATATATATAGACATCACTTTAGTTTCAAGATTAATAATGTTTAAGATACAAATAGACATAGATATAATAAAATACATGATATTATAGAGCATGATATACATCACTTTCAGAGAAAGAAACAATGTGTATGTGAGAAATCACTTAGTGTGTTATATATTTTCTAGAATCTAATGCAAGTAACTTGTATATAAGATTAATTATATCTAACgtattttataaaaa is a genomic window containing:
- the LOC141712142 gene encoding uncharacterized protein LOC141712142 isoform X1; amino-acid sequence: MSRSPSLGLKSEPNLSVDPKSFHQWVVAFCIIRFDLEQGQIIEDCYPPGCLSQEEELEVAFSSFPDSVSQHHNRSSIHDSIFFFRIKRRNPKLVLETSSKVGVKSTRYLYGFVFNRQRHDERLKRGGEQKSVVILSHSPYSSVFRPLLQIMGPLFFDIGRKALDNVAAYVSKWPPPLPGQLMDLPIGNATLKVNLPPAHSLPLDGEVSFEESASSLAPLLPTNQSVPQGLFHDSDLFGTFKGLLLQLWVLWELLLIGEPILIIAPTPPQCCEAVASLVSLVAPLLLSVDFRPYFTIHDPAFAHLNSLQEGDVFPPMILGVTNLFFLKSLRSIPHTISVGCPAPNSNRPSLAPRAKIGSVPARLDAFGLPQSLKKFSPLTLLNNVKLRRDGPLCLMTEHKEAFWTTYTAITKPDTSILNRLVDAGMSPRVEESMSVVNNEILRRHFLELTTNFLAPFGRYFRAFAPSEGLSPFVDPPPLPQFNDDEFLGSLSARGPGKFLSKRMRSNWLELYKRFMSGHNFKPWFQRKRTVSEQEQHKLWRQARIKADIYQYINKMSELEVVDSFNAIERHLIGEEQEQSGNADEDSLATCQKLRGDLKAVFNVLPRDMHQLLLMNPERAALLQDRLEEGFQEHPVAQQDEHKSSTPSR
- the LOC141712142 gene encoding uncharacterized protein LOC141712142 isoform X2, translating into MSRSPSLGLKSEPNLSVDPKSFHQWVVAFCIIRFDLEQGQIIEDCYPPGCLSQEEELEVAFSSFPDSVSQHHNRSSIHDSIFFFRIKRRNPKLVLETSSKVGVKSTRYLYGFVFNRQRHDERLKRGGEQKSVVILSHSPYSSVFRPLLQIMGPLFFDIGRKALDNVAAYVSKWPPPLPGQLMDLPIGNATLKVNLPPAHSLPLDGEVSFEESASSLAPLLPTNQSVPQGLFHDSDLFGTFKGLLLQLWVLWELLLIGEPILIIAPTPPQCCEAVASLVSLVAPLLLSVDFRPYFTIHDPAFAHLNSLQEGDVFPPMILGVTNLFFLKSLRSIPHTISVGCPAPNSNRPSLAPRAKIGSVPARLDAFGLPQSLKKFSPLTLLNNVKLRRDGPLCLMTEHKEAFWTTYTAITKPDTSILNRLVDAGMSPRVEESMSVVNNEILRRHFLELTTNFLAPFGRYFRAFAPSEGLSPFVDPPPLPQFNDDEFLGSLSARGPGKFLSKRMRSNWLELYKRFMSGHNFKPWFQRKRTVSEQEQHKLWRQARIKADIYQYINKMSELEVVDSFNAIERHLIGEEQSGNADEDSLATCQKLRGDLKAVFNVLPRDMHQLLLMNPERAALLQDRLEEGFQEHPVAQQDEHKSSTPSR